From a region of the Teredinibacter turnerae genome:
- the cmk gene encoding (d)CMP kinase gives MAEVAPVVTIDGPSGSGKGTISRLIAEQTGFHLLDSGAIYRLCALACLRENTDIEDGDAVNRVAQALDIRFDVGAAGVVVFLAQDDVTRDIRQENVGMAASTIAAFPSVRASLLDCQRSFQQPPGLVADGRDMGTVVFPTAGCKVFLTASAEIRADRRVKQLQDAGQTSVDRGQILADIIARDERDTNRATSPLVPAADALVLDSTARTIDQVLAEIMALIKSRALLG, from the coding sequence ATGGCAGAGGTAGCGCCAGTAGTCACAATCGATGGCCCAAGCGGTTCCGGTAAAGGCACCATTTCTCGCTTAATCGCGGAACAAACCGGCTTTCATCTACTCGATAGTGGAGCCATCTACCGTCTTTGCGCGCTGGCGTGTCTGCGTGAAAATACAGATATCGAAGATGGCGACGCGGTCAATCGGGTTGCGCAGGCATTGGATATTCGCTTCGATGTTGGCGCGGCGGGCGTAGTTGTGTTTCTTGCTCAGGACGACGTTACGCGTGATATCCGGCAGGAAAACGTCGGTATGGCGGCATCGACAATAGCCGCTTTCCCGAGCGTGCGCGCAAGCCTGCTGGACTGCCAGCGCAGTTTTCAGCAGCCTCCAGGTTTGGTGGCCGACGGCAGAGACATGGGAACCGTGGTGTTTCCCACCGCGGGCTGTAAAGTATTTCTTACCGCCAGCGCAGAAATTCGCGCGGACCGCCGTGTAAAGCAGTTGCAGGACGCTGGGCAAACGAGCGTCGATCGCGGCCAGATTCTCGCCGATATCATTGCCCGCGACGAGAGAGACACCAATCGAGCGACTTCACCGCTGGTGCCTGCCGCCGACGCGTTAGTTTTAGACAGCACGGCACGCACAATTGATCAGGTGTTGGCGGAGATTATGGCGTTGATAAAATCTCGCGCTCTGCTCGGGTGA
- the pyrF gene encoding orotidine-5'-phosphate decarboxylase: MSVTGPQLLVAMDFNDINDCLALARQLDPQSCRLKIGKELFTTAGPAVVDSVQKLGFDVFLDLKFHDIPNTVAGAVKAAANMGVWMVNVHASGGQRMMEAARESLVLFSHKPLLIAVTVLTSMDQSDLNGIGITESPEAMVTRLASLAKVSGMDGVVCSALEAGAMKAQQGTDFLTVTPGIRPASTEAGDQRRVVTPEQAIANGSDYIVVGRPITQAEDPAAACAQIVNSIQ, translated from the coding sequence ATGTCTGTAACCGGTCCCCAACTGCTAGTCGCAATGGACTTTAATGATATTAACGACTGCCTTGCACTGGCGCGTCAACTCGATCCACAATCCTGCCGTTTGAAAATTGGCAAAGAACTCTTTACTACAGCGGGCCCTGCTGTGGTGGACAGCGTGCAAAAGCTGGGTTTCGACGTATTTCTCGATCTCAAGTTTCACGATATCCCCAACACGGTGGCTGGTGCGGTTAAAGCAGCGGCGAACATGGGGGTGTGGATGGTGAATGTCCACGCCAGCGGTGGACAAAGGATGATGGAAGCGGCACGAGAGTCTTTGGTGTTGTTCAGCCACAAGCCGCTGTTGATTGCGGTAACGGTACTTACGAGTATGGACCAGTCCGATCTTAATGGAATCGGTATAACCGAATCGCCCGAGGCCATGGTGACGCGCCTTGCGTCACTGGCAAAAGTATCAGGTATGGATGGCGTAGTCTGTTCCGCCCTGGAAGCGGGCGCCATGAAAGCCCAGCAAGGCACAGATTTCCTGACCGTTACTCCTGGCATTCGACCCGCCTCAACCGAAGCTGGAGACCAGCGCCGGGTTGTTACACCAGAGCAAGCCATTGCCAACGGCAGTGATTATATTGTTGTTGGCCGTCCTATAACACAAGCGGAAGATCCTGCTGCCGCTTGTGCCCAAATCGTTAACAGCATTCAATAA
- a CDS encoding ComEA family DNA-binding protein codes for MKQGLFSRSFRAIFFRDFYTCVFALLLAAMLVASPLTFAGSADKAADQAKAALMASSVNINKADAQTIADTLKGIGLKKAQAIVAYREKNGKFKSMDDLLAVKGVGKATLEKNKSLIAL; via the coding sequence ATGAAGCAAGGACTATTCTCACGCTCATTCCGAGCCATTTTTTTCCGCGATTTTTACACCTGTGTATTTGCACTGCTTCTGGCAGCTATGCTGGTAGCCTCGCCCCTCACTTTTGCAGGCAGTGCCGATAAAGCGGCAGATCAGGCTAAGGCAGCGCTGATGGCAAGTAGCGTTAATATCAACAAAGCCGACGCACAAACAATTGCCGATACCCTCAAGGGGATTGGCCTTAAAAAGGCTCAGGCGATTGTGGCTTATCGCGAGAAGAATGGAAAATTCAAATCGATGGACGACCTGCTGGCGGTCAAAGGCGTAGGCAAGGCAACGCTGGAGAAAAATAAAAGTCTTATTGCTCTCTAG
- the cysN gene encoding sulfate adenylyltransferase subunit CysN, whose product MSHQSELIETDIDAYLAQHERKELLRFLTCGSVDDGKSTLIGRLLHDSKMIYEDQLAAVASDTSKHGTTGEKIDLALLVDGLQAEREQGITIDVAYRYFSTAKRKFIIADTPGHEQYTRNMATGASTCDLAVILIDARYGVQTQTRRHSYIASLLGIKHVVVAINKMDLVEFSESRFEEIKQSYLDLSKSLNPAELHFVPMSALDGDNVVNISERTPWYSGKSLMQILETVEIASDKNADDFRFPVQFVNRPNLNFRGFCGTVASGVVKVGDTVKALPSGKTSTVKSIVTFDGELDQAFVGQAVTLTLADEIDISRGDMIVLADSEQTQSNRLRAHLVWMSEAELKPGKQYLFKFASKVTPGVVADIEYRVDVNTFEKSEESAMQLNDIAVVDVQMEQEVVVDAYQQNRATGAFIVIDRLTNITVGAGMAIEALASAAATKGDYSEFEVELNALVRKHFPHWDAKKIG is encoded by the coding sequence ATGTCTCACCAGTCAGAATTAATAGAAACAGATATTGATGCGTATCTTGCGCAGCATGAGCGCAAGGAATTGTTGCGGTTTTTAACCTGCGGCAGTGTCGACGATGGTAAATCCACACTCATTGGCCGTCTCCTGCACGACTCCAAAATGATTTACGAAGATCAACTTGCGGCCGTTGCATCGGATACCTCCAAGCACGGCACTACCGGCGAAAAAATCGATTTGGCGTTGCTGGTCGATGGCCTGCAAGCTGAGCGGGAGCAGGGCATCACCATCGATGTTGCTTACCGCTATTTCTCTACCGCTAAGCGTAAATTTATTATTGCGGATACGCCAGGGCACGAGCAATACACACGCAACATGGCGACAGGCGCGTCTACCTGTGATTTGGCGGTAATTCTGATCGACGCCCGCTACGGTGTGCAAACCCAAACGCGTCGCCATTCGTACATCGCTTCTCTGCTGGGTATTAAGCACGTGGTAGTGGCGATTAACAAAATGGATTTGGTCGAGTTCAGCGAGAGTCGCTTCGAAGAAATCAAGCAGTCGTACCTGGATCTTTCAAAATCGCTCAATCCGGCGGAATTGCACTTTGTTCCCATGTCAGCACTGGACGGCGACAACGTGGTTAATATCAGCGAGCGCACGCCCTGGTATTCCGGCAAATCACTGATGCAAATTCTCGAAACCGTAGAAATTGCCAGCGATAAAAATGCGGACGATTTTCGTTTTCCAGTGCAGTTTGTGAATCGTCCGAACCTGAACTTCCGTGGCTTTTGCGGCACGGTGGCTTCTGGTGTGGTAAAGGTTGGCGATACGGTGAAAGCGCTACCCTCGGGTAAAACCAGTACCGTTAAATCGATTGTTACTTTTGACGGCGAGCTTGATCAAGCATTTGTTGGTCAGGCGGTTACGCTGACGCTCGCGGACGAAATCGATATCAGCCGTGGCGATATGATTGTATTGGCCGATTCCGAGCAAACGCAATCCAACCGCTTACGCGCTCATTTGGTGTGGATGTCCGAAGCGGAACTCAAGCCAGGTAAACAATACTTGTTTAAATTTGCAAGCAAAGTTACCCCGGGTGTGGTTGCGGATATCGAATACCGGGTAGACGTCAATACCTTCGAAAAATCTGAAGAGTCGGCAATGCAGTTGAACGATATTGCGGTTGTTGACGTACAGATGGAACAAGAAGTTGTTGTAGATGCTTACCAGCAAAACCGGGCAACCGGCGCGTTTATCGTGATCGACAGGCTCACCAACATTACAGTTGGGGCGGGCATGGCGATAGAGGCGCTGGCCTCGGCTGCGGCGACCAAAGGCGATTACTCGGAGTTTGAAGTCGAACTCAATGCCCTCGTCCGCAAGCACTTCCCTCATTGGGATGCTAAGAAAATCGGTTAG